From Grus americana isolate bGruAme1 chromosome 22, bGruAme1.mat, whole genome shotgun sequence, the proteins below share one genomic window:
- the BRCA1 gene encoding breast cancer type 1 susceptibility protein isoform X2: MDFSVIAIEDVQNVLLAMRKNLECPICLDVVQEPVSTKCDHIFCRFCMFKLLSKKKKGVVECPLCKTEVTKRSLKENSRFKQLIEGLLETIHAFELDTGVKFLNSHHFSKTSTEATAAEFLCKESSVIQSKGFRNRKKSAKENGQENCTLQEANVDTQLTRVKKRPRRNKTQKCDSEKGIYIEFGSDSSEELFKQASNTGLEDKEPLLISSQEKLEELKTAEKWNEYSCNTQPGKLAAKEIIPPNVIGESDFSKEGLGKKSTRSITECAKPGQVNMTEYQSSPSNVLAVDLLTEQCDRIGNASPLRNGDTSFFNDTEEMDAEQTQCNSKSKEFDLKDSSESRLDKSKEIDIVVQSVEAVEMYEPEDDSFHEKESPPEKLLQPETPHCATLNQVSRKRLKRSIQKVNEWFSKSNEILSSNSSQDDSAEATDISGEGDTCLSDKDSSISEKTDPMVESMEIAVVEENKRWSKPTADSIKDKIFGKTYKRERKSNAPIILRDVLPTTKKEDVTADKCLNNSSKDGLKRKRKTAHILRPEDFIKKKDIEEADGCPQSVNSLGDAEKKRCGESSAVNESHLSENREDNTPAELEGGGGSIRKKATEKVTGKHCDEELALNNCDQKSTKRRGSAAKRCRCSTRTMCALQLVVDRNSVSPDPAEPQIDSYPSSEEPRKVDSEQRQVRRSRRLQLLSEEMTKETGKGVVTKGAKKYDSDHGVQRNVLVHASECKDLCEPQSTQSYKPLTNLKGGGLEANETQINLKNSSDTAETGKSLFDPTFSCRHSNGSSFAPDAGSQEGDVQGNPFVLQSGSVTVVQSACCPTEEMTESCTTFPQDSGHNAQNVPGDLKTEKLPVAKNVSELTKEAEDSELDTQYLRNIFRHSKRLSFSLYPTPVKACAAEDAASETLKVSHADQVENKHSKYLKPENLQEDKTTAESLSRVCEKDKLKTYESACVSPVTCFVDNTECTHAGERQEDVSAVANQGTLTPLRMGSARTKDKNRLQNGEQGSEKTVSTDIGIESELRQNLIKSNRSQSDHSNTEEHIFLRTDLNAVNEICFSSENNQAGQAKVVDDKLHLQSRSMRKRERKQVKGNEEQATQTASMGMPECLVTEALKEPLKGNSDFTGFSETPDGLLCSDDDIEENTSFSETDKRERSAVFVKRGDNALVKELNNRNVSSKPRSQGIQRCRRRVRKLQSSDEESSEDEDLPCFQTLLFGKSVSTPLQINKQVTSVVESSVSPITLPHNGSHDDNNMQKMPETSLNNGCVSPSQESECSVNLFSSQSNMSDESVDGAQEPKKPLVQVHASKQVHNVNERKETFQSCNGGLKRSKTNFKDECQEDPNRGTNLGEASGYDSETSIVEDSCGPFSQDEILTTQQKNAMQSNLKKLQQEMAVLEAVLKQHGSQDCEFLPVHRKLPHSSSEGTFGMEQMRQRGAESTSEGNFENHKCSSSNGFSANEFHVMPSDSLNSKIKELEKERSPELLLPSSKSSLLKRPDLEKGRQCDSVLKSKAPSEKTRPVQEAVQEYSQCQLEGENADEQKSGTRLNSASVLSNLSGNVTRSTNNSSSSVRLFNPRTAEAANSSVVAQNANKRCTQERKSKGSACFPISVLHNAAGKENATSSAVINRKEMSIVASGLNQSEHLMVQKFARKTQSTLSNHITKGTTHVIMKTDEELVCERTLKYFLGIAGRKWVVSYQWVVQSFKEGRILDEEKFEVRGDVINGRNHQGPKKARQSLTEKIFKDLEICCYGPFTDMTTEHLEWMVELCGASVVKQLHLFTHTTNSTAVVVVQPDAWMENTDYRAIQQKNNVAMVTREWVLDSVACYECQEFDAYLVS; this comes from the exons ATGGACTTCTCAGTGATTGCTATTGAAGATGTACAAAATGTGCTTTTGGCTATGCGGAAGAATTTGGAGTGCCCAATATG cttGGATGTGGTACAAGAACCAGTTTCGACAAAATGTGATCACATATTCTGCAG gTTCTGCATGTTCAAACTcctcagcaaaaagaaaaaaggtgtgGTAGAGTGTCCTCTCTGTAAGACTGAAGTTACCAAGAG aagtctgAAAGAAAATTCCAGATTTAAGCAACTAATTGAAGGATTGTTGGAAACTATCCACGCATTTGAGCTTGACACTGGAGTAAAGT ttttaaacagTCATCACTTTTCAAAAACATCCACAGAAGCCACTGCTGCTGAGTTCCTGTGTAAAGAAAGTTCTGTCATCCAAAGTAAGGGcttcagaaacaggaaaaaaagtgctaaaGAAAATGGACAAGAAAACTGCAccttg CAGGAAGCTAATGTGGATACACAGCTTACCAGGGTCAAAAAGCGTCCCcgaagaaacaaaacccagaaatgtGACTCTGAAAAAGGAATTTATATAGAGTTTG GTTCCGATTCATCTGAAGAGCTTTTTAAACAGGCAAGCAATACTGG GTTAGAAGACAAAGAACCGCTTCTGATTTCATCTCAAGAAAAGCTAGAAGAACTTAAGACTGCTGAGAAGTGGAATGAATATTCTTGCAATACACAGCCTGGCAAGCTGGCTGCTAAGGAAATAATTCCACCAAATGTCATAG GTGAGAGTGATTTCTCAAAAGAAGGCTTGGGCAAGAAAAGCACACGGAGCATCACTGAATGTGCCAAACCTGGCCAAGTCAATATGACTGAATACCAGAGTTCTCCTTCAAATGTTCTTGCTGTAGACCTACTCACAGAGCAGTGTGACAGAATAGGTAATGCCAGTCCCTTAAGGAATGGGGACACTTCTTTCTTTAATGACACAGAAGAAATGGATGCAGAGCAAACTCAATGCAATAGTAAAAGCAAAGAGTTTGACTTAAAAGATAGCTCTGAGAGCAGGCTGgataaaagcaaggaaatagATATTGTTGTACAAAGTGTGGAAGCTGTGGAAATGTATGAACCTGAGGATGATTCTTTCCATGAAAAAGAATCTCCTCCGGAGAAACTGCTTCAGCCAGAGACACCTCACTGTGCTACCCTGAACCAAGTCTCTAGGAAGAGACTGAAGCGAAGCATTCAGAAGGTCAATGAATGGTTTTCAAAAAGCAACGAGATTCTGTCTTCCAATTCTTCCCAGGATGATTCTGCTGAGGCAACTGACATTTCAGGTGAAGGAGATACATGTTTATCAGATAAAGATTCCTCTATTTCAGAAAAGACTGACCCTATGGTAGAGTCCATGGAAATTGCAGTGGttgaagaaaacaagagatgGTCAAAACCAACAGCAGATAGcatcaaagacaaaatatttgggaaaacatacaagagagagaggaagtCAAATGCCCCTATTATCCTGAGAGATGTTTTACCTActacaaaaaaggaagatgtgaCTGCTGATAAGTGCTTGAATAATTCCAGCAAAGATggactaaaaagaaaaaggaagactgCCCATATCCTGCGACCTGAGGATTTCATCAAGAAAAAAGATATAGAAGAGGCAGATGGGTGCCCTCAAAGTGTTAACAGCCTTGgagatgctgaaaagaaaagatgtggtGAAAGTTCTGCTGTTAATGAGAGTCACCTTTCTGAGAATAGAGAGGATAATACACCAGCAGAActtgagggaggaggaggatccATACGGAAAAAAGCTACTGAAAAGGTGACTGGCAAGCACTGTGATGAGGAGCTAGCACTGAATAATTGTGATCAGAAAAGCACTAAAAGAAGAGGTTCTGCAGCAAAAAGATGCAGGTGTTCTACTAGAACCATGTGTGCTCTGCAGTTAGTAGTGGATAGAAACTCTGTTTCCCCTGATCCAGCTGAGCCACAGATTGATAGCTATCCAAGCAGTGAAGAACCAAGGAAAGTTGATTCTGAGCAAAGACAAGTCAGGCGCAGCAGGAGGCTTCAGTtactttctgaagaaatgacaaaagaaacaggaaaaggagTAGTAACTAAGGGGGCAAAAAAGTATGACAGTGACCATGGAGTCCAAAGGAATGTGTTAGTTCATGCTTCTGAATGCAAAGACCTGTGTGAGCCCCAGAGTACGCAGAGTTACAAGCCACTAACTAATCTGAAGGGTGGTGGTCTGGAAGCAAATGAAACACAGATTAATCTCAAGAATTCATCTGACACTGCAGAAACTGGGAAAAGTCTCTTCGATCCTACATTTTCATGTCGGCATTCAAACGGTAGTTCTTTTGCACCTGATGCAGGTTCTCAAGAAGGTGACGTACAAGGTAACCCTTTCGTCCTACAGTCTGGTTCAGTGACTGTTGTGCAAAGCGCTTGCTGCCCGACTGAAGAGATGACTGAATCATGTACTACTTTTCCCCAGGACAGTGGACATAATGCACAAAATGTTCCAGGGgacttgaaaactgaaaagttaCCAGTGgctaaaaatgtttcagaattgACCAAGGAAGCTGAAGATAGTGAGTTAGACACACAGTATCTGCGAAATATATTTAGACATTCCAAACGCCTGTCATTTAGCCTTTATCCTACTCCTGTGAAAGCATGTGCAGCAGaagatgctgcttctgaaaCTTTAAAGGTGTCACATGCTGATCAGGTAGAAAATAAGcatagcaaatatttaaaaccagaaaacttgCAAGAAGACAAAACTACTGCTGAAAGCTTGAGTAGAGTTTGTGAGAAAGATAAGCTTAAGACTTATGAATCTGCTTGTGTAAGTCCTGTGACTTGCTTTGTTGACAACACTGAATGTACGCATGCAGGGGAACGTCAAGAAGATGTTTCAGCAGTTGCAAATCAAGGGACTCTGACACCATTAAGAATGGGTTCTGCTAGGACCAAAGACAAAAACAGATTGCAAAATGGAGAGCAGGGAAGTGAAAAGACAGTGTCAACTGACATAGGCATAGAAAGTGAGTTGAGACAGAATCTAATCAAAAGTAATAGAAGCCAAAGTGATCACAGTAATACAGAAGAGCACATTTTCCTAAGAACTGATTTAAATGCAGTTAATGAAATATGCTTCAGTTCAGAAAACAATCAAGCAGGACAGGCCAAAGTTGTTGATGACAAACTGCATTTGCAGTCCagatcaatgagaaaaagagaaagaaaacaagtaaagGGGAATGAAGAGCAAGCAACCCAAACTGCTAGCATGGGGATGCCTGAGTGTTTAGTTACAGAAGCTCTGAAAGAACCTCTTAAAGGGAATAGTGATTTTACAGGTTTTTCTGAAACCCCGGATGGCTTACTGTGCTCTGATGATGATATTGAAGAGAACACCAGCTTTTCTGAAACTGATAAGAGGGAGAGATCTGCTGTGTTTGTGAAAAGAGGTGACAATGCCTTGGTAAAAGAACTAAACAATAGAAATGTTAGCTCTAAGCCAAGATCTCAAGGTATTCAAAGATGTCGAAGAAGAGTGCGGAAACTGCAATCTTCAGATGAAGAATCTAGTGAGGATGAAGATTTACCATGCTTTCAGACATTATTATTTGGCAAATCAGTAAGCACACCTTTGCAGATCAATAAACAAGTGACATCTGTGGTAGAGTCTTCAGTAAGTCCCATCACATTGCCTCACAATGGAAGTCATGATGACAATAATATGCAGAAAATGCCTGAAACTTCCCTAAATAATGGGTGTGTTTCACCAAGCCAGGAGTCAGAGTGCTCTGTCAacttattttcttcccagtcCAACATGTCTGATGAATCAGTTGATGGAGCACAAGAGCCGAAGAAACCTTTAGTACAAGTTCATGCATCCAAACAAGTGCACAATGTGAATGAGAGGAAAGAAACTTTTCAAAGTTGTAACGGAGGGCTGAAGAGAAGCAAAACGAACTTCAAAGATGAATGCCAAGAAGACCCAAACAGGGGAACAAACCTAG GTGAAGCATCTGGATATGACAGTGAAACAAGTATTGTAGAAGATTCATGTGGACCATTCTCTCAGGATGAAATCCTTACCACACAG CAGAAGAATGCTATGCAAAGTAACCTAAAAAAGCTTCAGCAAGAAATGGCTGTACTTGAAGCAGTTCTAAAGCAGCATGGAAGCCAGGACTGTGAATTTTTACCTGTCCATAGGAAACTGCCACATTCCAGTAGTGAAGGAACATTTGGAATGGAACAAATGAGACAAAGAG gggCAGAGTCAACCTCAGAAGGAAATTTTGAAAATCATAAATGTAGCAGTTCAAATGGATTTTCAGCCAACGAATTCCATGTTATGCCAAGTGATTCTCTCAACAGTAAAATcaaagaattagaaaaagaaag GTCTCCTGAATTGTTGCTTCCATCTTCTAAATCCTCTTTGTTAAAGAGACCAGATTTGGAGAAAGGCCGTCAGTGTGACAGTGTTCTGAAGAGCAAAGCTCCTTCTGAAAAGACAAGACCTGTGCAGGAAGCAGTGCAAGAATATAGTCAGTGTCAGCTTGAAGGAG aaaatgcagatgaGCAGAAATCTGGAACCAGGCTAAACAGTGCATCTGTCTTATCAAATCTCTCTGGAAACGTGACCAGGAGTACAAAtaactcttcttcctctgtaagGCTTTTTAACCCTCgaactgcagaagcagcaaatagTTCTGTTGTGGCTCAGAATGCTAATAAAAGATGTACTCAAGAACGTAAATCGAAGGGAAGCGCGTGTTTTCCTATATCTGTTCTGCACAAtgcagctgggaaagaaaatgctaCAAGTTCAGCTGTGattaacaggaaagaaatgtcaATTGTGGCATCAGGTCTGAATCAAAGTGAACAT TTGATGGTCCAGAAGTTTGCAAGAAAAACTCAGAGCACTTTATCTAATCATATTACTAAAGGAACAACCCATGTCATAATGAAAACAG ATGAGGAGCTGGTGTGTGAACGGACACTGAAGTACTTTCTGGGtattgcaggaagaaaatgggTAGTTAGTTATCAGT GGGTAGTTCAGTCCtttaaagaaggaagaatacTGGATGAG GAGAAATTTGAAGTTAGAGGAGATGTAATCAATGGGAGAAACCACCAAGGTCCGAAGAAGGCTAGACAGTCTCTGACTGAAAAG ATCTTTAAAGACCTTGAGATCTGTTGCTATGGACCTTTCACTGATATGACTACAG aACATCTGGAATGGATGGTGGAGCTTTGTGGTGCCTCTGTAGTGAAGCAACTTCATCTGTTCACACACACAACA AATTCTACTGCTGTCGTGGTTGTGCAGCCAGATGCTTGGATGGAAAACACGGATTATAGAG CAATCCAGCAAAAGAACAATGTTGCCATGGTGACTCGAGAGTGGGTATTAGACAGTGTTGCTTGCTATGAGTGCCAGGAGTTTGATGCTTACCTCGTGTCCTAA
- the BRCA1 gene encoding breast cancer type 1 susceptibility protein isoform X3 — MTEYQSSPSNVLAVDLLTEQCDRIGNASPLRNGDTSFFNDTEEMDAEQTQCNSKSKEFDLKDSSESRLDKSKEIDIVVQSVEAVEMYEPEDDSFHEKESPPEKLLQPETPHCATLNQVSRKRLKRSIQKVNEWFSKSNEILSSNSSQDDSAEATDISGEGDTCLSDKDSSISEKTDPMVESMEIAVVEENKRWSKPTADSIKDKIFGKTYKRERKSNAPIILRDVLPTTKKEDVTADKCLNNSSKDGLKRKRKTAHILRPEDFIKKKDIEEADGCPQSVNSLGDAEKKRCGESSAVNESHLSENREDNTPAELEGGGGSIRKKATEKVTGKHCDEELALNNCDQKSTKRRGSAAKRCRCSTRTMCALQLVVDRNSVSPDPAEPQIDSYPSSEEPRKVDSEQRQVRRSRRLQLLSEEMTKETGKGVVTKGAKKYDSDHGVQRNVLVHASECKDLCEPQSTQSYKPLTNLKGGGLEANETQINLKNSSDTAETGKSLFDPTFSCRHSNGSSFAPDAGSQEGDVQGNPFVLQSGSVTVVQSACCPTEEMTESCTTFPQDSGHNAQNVPGDLKTEKLPVAKNVSELTKEAEDSELDTQYLRNIFRHSKRLSFSLYPTPVKACAAEDAASETLKVSHADQVENKHSKYLKPENLQEDKTTAESLSRVCEKDKLKTYESACVSPVTCFVDNTECTHAGERQEDVSAVANQGTLTPLRMGSARTKDKNRLQNGEQGSEKTVSTDIGIESELRQNLIKSNRSQSDHSNTEEHIFLRTDLNAVNEICFSSENNQAGQAKVVDDKLHLQSRSMRKRERKQVKGNEEQATQTASMGMPECLVTEALKEPLKGNSDFTGFSETPDGLLCSDDDIEENTSFSETDKRERSAVFVKRGDNALVKELNNRNVSSKPRSQGIQRCRRRVRKLQSSDEESSEDEDLPCFQTLLFGKSVSTPLQINKQVTSVVESSVSPITLPHNGSHDDNNMQKMPETSLNNGCVSPSQESECSVNLFSSQSNMSDESVDGAQEPKKPLVQVHASKQVHNVNERKETFQSCNGGLKRSKTNFKDECQEDPNRGTNLGEASGYDSETSIVEDSCGPFSQDEILTTQQKNAMQSNLKKLQQEMAVLEAVLKQHGSQDCEFLPVHRKLPHSSSEGTFGMEQMRQRGAESTSEGNFENHKCSSSNGFSANEFHVMPSDSLNSKIKELEKERSPELLLPSSKSSLLKRPDLEKGRQCDSVLKSKAPSEKTRPVQEAVQEYSQCQLEGENADEQKSGTRLNSASVLSNLSGNVTRSTNNSSSSVRLFNPRTAEAANSSVVAQNANKRCTQERKSKGSACFPISVLHNAAGKENATSSAVINRKEMSIVASGLNQSEHLMVQKFARKTQSTLSNHITKGTTHVIMKTDEELVCERTLKYFLGIAGRKWVVSYQWVVQSFKEGRILDEEKFEVRGDVINGRNHQGPKKARQSLTEKIFKDLEICCYGPFTDMTTEHLEWMVELCGASVVKQLHLFTHTTNSTAVVVVQPDAWMENTDYRAIQQKNNVAMVTREWVLDSVACYECQEFDAYLVS, encoded by the exons ATGACTGAATACCAGAGTTCTCCTTCAAATGTTCTTGCTGTAGACCTACTCACAGAGCAGTGTGACAGAATAGGTAATGCCAGTCCCTTAAGGAATGGGGACACTTCTTTCTTTAATGACACAGAAGAAATGGATGCAGAGCAAACTCAATGCAATAGTAAAAGCAAAGAGTTTGACTTAAAAGATAGCTCTGAGAGCAGGCTGgataaaagcaaggaaatagATATTGTTGTACAAAGTGTGGAAGCTGTGGAAATGTATGAACCTGAGGATGATTCTTTCCATGAAAAAGAATCTCCTCCGGAGAAACTGCTTCAGCCAGAGACACCTCACTGTGCTACCCTGAACCAAGTCTCTAGGAAGAGACTGAAGCGAAGCATTCAGAAGGTCAATGAATGGTTTTCAAAAAGCAACGAGATTCTGTCTTCCAATTCTTCCCAGGATGATTCTGCTGAGGCAACTGACATTTCAGGTGAAGGAGATACATGTTTATCAGATAAAGATTCCTCTATTTCAGAAAAGACTGACCCTATGGTAGAGTCCATGGAAATTGCAGTGGttgaagaaaacaagagatgGTCAAAACCAACAGCAGATAGcatcaaagacaaaatatttgggaaaacatacaagagagagaggaagtCAAATGCCCCTATTATCCTGAGAGATGTTTTACCTActacaaaaaaggaagatgtgaCTGCTGATAAGTGCTTGAATAATTCCAGCAAAGATggactaaaaagaaaaaggaagactgCCCATATCCTGCGACCTGAGGATTTCATCAAGAAAAAAGATATAGAAGAGGCAGATGGGTGCCCTCAAAGTGTTAACAGCCTTGgagatgctgaaaagaaaagatgtggtGAAAGTTCTGCTGTTAATGAGAGTCACCTTTCTGAGAATAGAGAGGATAATACACCAGCAGAActtgagggaggaggaggatccATACGGAAAAAAGCTACTGAAAAGGTGACTGGCAAGCACTGTGATGAGGAGCTAGCACTGAATAATTGTGATCAGAAAAGCACTAAAAGAAGAGGTTCTGCAGCAAAAAGATGCAGGTGTTCTACTAGAACCATGTGTGCTCTGCAGTTAGTAGTGGATAGAAACTCTGTTTCCCCTGATCCAGCTGAGCCACAGATTGATAGCTATCCAAGCAGTGAAGAACCAAGGAAAGTTGATTCTGAGCAAAGACAAGTCAGGCGCAGCAGGAGGCTTCAGTtactttctgaagaaatgacaaaagaaacaggaaaaggagTAGTAACTAAGGGGGCAAAAAAGTATGACAGTGACCATGGAGTCCAAAGGAATGTGTTAGTTCATGCTTCTGAATGCAAAGACCTGTGTGAGCCCCAGAGTACGCAGAGTTACAAGCCACTAACTAATCTGAAGGGTGGTGGTCTGGAAGCAAATGAAACACAGATTAATCTCAAGAATTCATCTGACACTGCAGAAACTGGGAAAAGTCTCTTCGATCCTACATTTTCATGTCGGCATTCAAACGGTAGTTCTTTTGCACCTGATGCAGGTTCTCAAGAAGGTGACGTACAAGGTAACCCTTTCGTCCTACAGTCTGGTTCAGTGACTGTTGTGCAAAGCGCTTGCTGCCCGACTGAAGAGATGACTGAATCATGTACTACTTTTCCCCAGGACAGTGGACATAATGCACAAAATGTTCCAGGGgacttgaaaactgaaaagttaCCAGTGgctaaaaatgtttcagaattgACCAAGGAAGCTGAAGATAGTGAGTTAGACACACAGTATCTGCGAAATATATTTAGACATTCCAAACGCCTGTCATTTAGCCTTTATCCTACTCCTGTGAAAGCATGTGCAGCAGaagatgctgcttctgaaaCTTTAAAGGTGTCACATGCTGATCAGGTAGAAAATAAGcatagcaaatatttaaaaccagaaaacttgCAAGAAGACAAAACTACTGCTGAAAGCTTGAGTAGAGTTTGTGAGAAAGATAAGCTTAAGACTTATGAATCTGCTTGTGTAAGTCCTGTGACTTGCTTTGTTGACAACACTGAATGTACGCATGCAGGGGAACGTCAAGAAGATGTTTCAGCAGTTGCAAATCAAGGGACTCTGACACCATTAAGAATGGGTTCTGCTAGGACCAAAGACAAAAACAGATTGCAAAATGGAGAGCAGGGAAGTGAAAAGACAGTGTCAACTGACATAGGCATAGAAAGTGAGTTGAGACAGAATCTAATCAAAAGTAATAGAAGCCAAAGTGATCACAGTAATACAGAAGAGCACATTTTCCTAAGAACTGATTTAAATGCAGTTAATGAAATATGCTTCAGTTCAGAAAACAATCAAGCAGGACAGGCCAAAGTTGTTGATGACAAACTGCATTTGCAGTCCagatcaatgagaaaaagagaaagaaaacaagtaaagGGGAATGAAGAGCAAGCAACCCAAACTGCTAGCATGGGGATGCCTGAGTGTTTAGTTACAGAAGCTCTGAAAGAACCTCTTAAAGGGAATAGTGATTTTACAGGTTTTTCTGAAACCCCGGATGGCTTACTGTGCTCTGATGATGATATTGAAGAGAACACCAGCTTTTCTGAAACTGATAAGAGGGAGAGATCTGCTGTGTTTGTGAAAAGAGGTGACAATGCCTTGGTAAAAGAACTAAACAATAGAAATGTTAGCTCTAAGCCAAGATCTCAAGGTATTCAAAGATGTCGAAGAAGAGTGCGGAAACTGCAATCTTCAGATGAAGAATCTAGTGAGGATGAAGATTTACCATGCTTTCAGACATTATTATTTGGCAAATCAGTAAGCACACCTTTGCAGATCAATAAACAAGTGACATCTGTGGTAGAGTCTTCAGTAAGTCCCATCACATTGCCTCACAATGGAAGTCATGATGACAATAATATGCAGAAAATGCCTGAAACTTCCCTAAATAATGGGTGTGTTTCACCAAGCCAGGAGTCAGAGTGCTCTGTCAacttattttcttcccagtcCAACATGTCTGATGAATCAGTTGATGGAGCACAAGAGCCGAAGAAACCTTTAGTACAAGTTCATGCATCCAAACAAGTGCACAATGTGAATGAGAGGAAAGAAACTTTTCAAAGTTGTAACGGAGGGCTGAAGAGAAGCAAAACGAACTTCAAAGATGAATGCCAAGAAGACCCAAACAGGGGAACAAACCTAG GTGAAGCATCTGGATATGACAGTGAAACAAGTATTGTAGAAGATTCATGTGGACCATTCTCTCAGGATGAAATCCTTACCACACAG CAGAAGAATGCTATGCAAAGTAACCTAAAAAAGCTTCAGCAAGAAATGGCTGTACTTGAAGCAGTTCTAAAGCAGCATGGAAGCCAGGACTGTGAATTTTTACCTGTCCATAGGAAACTGCCACATTCCAGTAGTGAAGGAACATTTGGAATGGAACAAATGAGACAAAGAG gggCAGAGTCAACCTCAGAAGGAAATTTTGAAAATCATAAATGTAGCAGTTCAAATGGATTTTCAGCCAACGAATTCCATGTTATGCCAAGTGATTCTCTCAACAGTAAAATcaaagaattagaaaaagaaag GTCTCCTGAATTGTTGCTTCCATCTTCTAAATCCTCTTTGTTAAAGAGACCAGATTTGGAGAAAGGCCGTCAGTGTGACAGTGTTCTGAAGAGCAAAGCTCCTTCTGAAAAGACAAGACCTGTGCAGGAAGCAGTGCAAGAATATAGTCAGTGTCAGCTTGAAGGAG aaaatgcagatgaGCAGAAATCTGGAACCAGGCTAAACAGTGCATCTGTCTTATCAAATCTCTCTGGAAACGTGACCAGGAGTACAAAtaactcttcttcctctgtaagGCTTTTTAACCCTCgaactgcagaagcagcaaatagTTCTGTTGTGGCTCAGAATGCTAATAAAAGATGTACTCAAGAACGTAAATCGAAGGGAAGCGCGTGTTTTCCTATATCTGTTCTGCACAAtgcagctgggaaagaaaatgctaCAAGTTCAGCTGTGattaacaggaaagaaatgtcaATTGTGGCATCAGGTCTGAATCAAAGTGAACAT TTGATGGTCCAGAAGTTTGCAAGAAAAACTCAGAGCACTTTATCTAATCATATTACTAAAGGAACAACCCATGTCATAATGAAAACAG ATGAGGAGCTGGTGTGTGAACGGACACTGAAGTACTTTCTGGGtattgcaggaagaaaatgggTAGTTAGTTATCAGT GGGTAGTTCAGTCCtttaaagaaggaagaatacTGGATGAG GAGAAATTTGAAGTTAGAGGAGATGTAATCAATGGGAGAAACCACCAAGGTCCGAAGAAGGCTAGACAGTCTCTGACTGAAAAG ATCTTTAAAGACCTTGAGATCTGTTGCTATGGACCTTTCACTGATATGACTACAG aACATCTGGAATGGATGGTGGAGCTTTGTGGTGCCTCTGTAGTGAAGCAACTTCATCTGTTCACACACACAACA AATTCTACTGCTGTCGTGGTTGTGCAGCCAGATGCTTGGATGGAAAACACGGATTATAGAG CAATCCAGCAAAAGAACAATGTTGCCATGGTGACTCGAGAGTGGGTATTAGACAGTGTTGCTTGCTATGAGTGCCAGGAGTTTGATGCTTACCTCGTGTCCTAA